A stretch of DNA from Roseovarius sp. M141:
AGCCACTGCTCAGGCCCTTGGCGACGGTCATGATATGCGGGCGGATGCCCATCCTGTTGCAGCCGAACCACGTGCCGGTGCGGCCAAACCCACAAATCACCTCATCCGCGATCAGCAGAATGTCATGCGCATCGCAGATACGCTGAATTTCCGGCCAGTAGGTGCTGGGCGGGATGACAACGCCGCCGGCGCCCTGAATCGGCTCGGCGATGAAGGCGGCGACGCGGTGTTCGCCCAGCTCCTCGATCTTTTTCTCCAGCTGACGGGCGCGCTCCAGCCCGAATTCCTCGGGGGACATATCGCCGCCCTCGGCCCACCAATGCGGCTGGTCGATATGGCAGATGTCAGCGATCGGCAGGCCGCCCTGCTCGTGCATATAGGACATGCCGCCCAGGCTGCCGCTGCCCATGGACGATCCGTGGTAGGCGTTCTTGCGGCTGATGATGACGGTCTTTTCCGGCTTGCCCTTCTGCGCCCAATAGGTGCGCACCATGCGGATGTTGGTGTCGTTCGCCTCGGACCCCGACCCGGCGAAAAAGACGTGGTTCAGATCGCCCGGCGCCAGCTCGGCCAGCTTGGCCGACAGGGCGATGGCCGGGACGTGCGTCGTCTGAAAGAAGGTGTTGTAATAGGGCAGCTCGCGCATCTGGCGCGCTGCGGCCTCGGCCATTTCCTCGCGGCCATAGCCGACATTGACGCACCAAAGGCCCGCCATCGCGTCGAGGTAATCATTGCCGTCGCTATCGGTCAGCGTGACGCCCTTGGCGCGGGTGATGATGCGCGCGCCCTTCTGCTCCAGCTCGTTGTTATGCGTGAAGGGGTGCATGTGATGGGCAGCATCCAGCGCCTGAAGCTCGGAGGTGGGCGGATGGTTGGCGATCATATTCATGGACGGGCCTTTCCTAAGCTGAATGTCATCGGGTGAATGTCCGGGTGGCAGCGGCACGGCATCCCGCCTGCGCAGCAGAATATGATCAAATTGACCAATGTCAATCGAATCAGCCGCGAGCCACCTGATCGGCCAGCGACGCGCGCAGCTGGTCCATTCCCTGCCGCACATCTGCGGCAATCGCGGCGGCGGCGGCGGCGGCATCGCCCGCCTGCATGGCAGTCAGCGTCTGCTTGTGATTGTCGGGCAGGTTCTGGGTGCCCAGCCGCCCGCACAGAACCCGCATCGACGGTCCGAACCGCAGCCACAGCCCTTCGGCCAGGTCGGTCAGGATGGGCGACTGCGCCAGTTTGTAGATCGAAACGTGGAACTGGTGGTTCAGATGCAGATAGGCCCGCAGATCGCCCTGCCGAATCGCCCCGTCCAGCGACCGGTCCAACCGGGTCAGCGCCGCAATGTCTGCCGGGGTCACATTGCCCATCGCCTGTTGCGTCAAATAAGGGTCAAGCCACTCACGGGCAACGATAATTTCGTCTATATCCGCCGCCGTCAACAGCGGCACGCTGACCCGGCGATTCCCCTGAAGCTCCAGCGCCCCCTGCGAGATCAGGCGGCGGATCGCCTCGCGAACCGGTGTCATGCCGGCGCTCAGGCGTTCGGTCAGGCCCTGAATGGTCACCGGCTGCCCCGGCATCAGATCACCATACAGCACCATATCGCGCAGGCGCAGATACACCTGCGCATGGGCAGGCATCACCGCATCGATCGTGCCGACGTTCCGGGCAATATGAGGCATGGCGCGCGACGCTCCCTGAGGTTGGCGATATCCAAGATTGCGAGTTTAGCGGTCCCGTGAAAACATTACCATATTGCCATACGCGAAAAAACTTGATCAAATCCGCACCAGCGGTGGTATAACCATCGACCAACGGGAGAAGAAAATGAAAAAAACCATTTTG
This window harbors:
- a CDS encoding aspartate aminotransferase family protein; translation: MNMIANHPPTSELQALDAAHHMHPFTHNNELEQKGARIITRAKGVTLTDSDGNDYLDAMAGLWCVNVGYGREEMAEAAARQMRELPYYNTFFQTTHVPAIALSAKLAELAPGDLNHVFFAGSGSEANDTNIRMVRTYWAQKGKPEKTVIISRKNAYHGSSMGSGSLGGMSYMHEQGGLPIADICHIDQPHWWAEGGDMSPEEFGLERARQLEKKIEELGEHRVAAFIAEPIQGAGGVVIPPSTYWPEIQRICDAHDILLIADEVICGFGRTGTWFGCNRMGIRPHIMTVAKGLSSGYAPIGGSIVCDEVANVINNCEFAHGYTYSGHPMTCAVALENLRILEEEGIVDRVADHSAAYLAEKWGGLADHPLVGEATTIGMMGSIVLTPDASSRAVFAGTEGDAGLITREHCFRNGLVMRHVGDRMIISPPLVITDSEMDTLVERAWKALDLAHRQLEDEGKMKAA
- a CDS encoding GntR family transcriptional regulator produces the protein MPHIARNVGTIDAVMPAHAQVYLRLRDMVLYGDLMPGQPVTIQGLTERLSAGMTPVREAIRRLISQGALELQGNRRVSVPLLTAADIDEIIVAREWLDPYLTQQAMGNVTPADIAALTRLDRSLDGAIRQGDLRAYLHLNHQFHVSIYKLAQSPILTDLAEGLWLRFGPSMRVLCGRLGTQNLPDNHKQTLTAMQAGDAAAAAAAIAADVRQGMDQLRASLADQVARG